GCGCTGCATGCGGCCAGCGGATTCGACGACAGAAGACGAGGTGTAATGGGCATTGCTCCATGTTCACAGTGTTGGCGagcaagatgatggccgGCGATGCTGCTACGAGTGACGAGCCGGGTGGGCAGGACTACCTGTGTTCGAGAGTCGATCTTTGCCAATATTGCTCTGAGATGCTTCATCGCGGCCTCGGAAGATGGCGAATGCTGAAAAGTTGGGCCATCGTcggctgtgacaagggttcgATATAGAAGGCTTGGAGAAAAAGACTCAATTCAGAGATAACCTCGCAGGGTGTCAAGTCAAAGGCCCTTGATCTTCCAAGACGAAGAAAGGGATCAGTGACCAccatatatacatgaaaagAACGCCTGTGCCTAAGGCTCCTGCCCGGTCATATCTTCAATCTGCGTAACCAATAGGTCCCCCGTAAATGATACCCCTATTAGACTTCAAATTGTTGGGCTgtttccgtgtaacagtcTGGCAGACTGGACATGCCGTGTCTTTGACTCTGGGTTGGGTGCTCGGTGAGTAGCAGCAACCTGGCGCCCCagtaaccctaaccctatAACCCCCCGGTAGTATCCACCAAGTTGCCTGCAGGCTGCCAGTGTGGACAGGTGTTGACGGCTGGCATCAATTCATGTCAATCCGGTCACATGATGGCCCCCGAGGGTTTCTAATATCTGGACAATCCTTTCCGGCCAGACGAACACTCGTAATCATTCCCTTGACCCATTCCACACGTCCAATGTCACCAACTTGGAATGCGATCAAGAGCGGGCATGACATCACTGCCCGATAAACACTCCCCATAAATAGCACAGCCACCGACGGGACCACCCATGCTCGACGTTGCACCCAGATTTCGCGCCCCCCAGCCCGTTTCGAGACACTGGCAACCAAGCAGCCCATCACAAGTCGCCATCCCCGTTGCGTCGTTCAAACCGCGCAGGCCATCCCACCAGTCTAAACCTCTTGCGGCCGCATCATCCACAGTAAGCCCGCAATCGAAGCCGCGAACTCGATGAAAAAACCCGAAATCCAAGTGCTGCCATGCACGAAATCTCCCTCTTTCCTCCTCTCACCACCGGGCCGCTTAGATACGTCCGACTAAGCGAGCCATGCCGTCCGAAGTCGACACCAAGGAGGCACGGGAGGTGAACCGCCAGTCCCTTGTGATAGACGAGGAGAAATCAGCGTCTGTCGCGCCAGCACCCGCCAACGAGCAACGCGAGGTCGTGACGCCTGCCCTGCAAGAGGGCGACGCACCCGCGACGAGCAACTGGGAGATCCGCTCATGGTACCTCTACTACATCGGGGCCAACGGCCTCGCGCTCTTCAACTTTGGCCCGACGGCCTTCCAGAACCTCCTTGACCAGGCAGCCGGCGACTCGGAGCTGCTGTACTTTGCCGGCCGCGCGCGCGACGTCAACAGCATCGTGCTTCTCGCCAACGGCATGTCGTTTGCTATACAGGCGGCGctgttcctcgtcatcggcgccTACGCCGACTTTGGCACCGGCCGCCGCTGGGTCCTGCTCGTCTGGTCCGTCATCGCGTACGGCATCGGCTTCGGCTGGCTTGGcgtccacgacgccgccaggTGGAaggtcgccgccggcctgtACATTATCGGCCTGGTCGCCTACCAGCTCACCCTGACCTACTGGACCGCGGCGTTCCCCTCGCTGGCCCGGAACACGGCGCACCTCAGGGCGTCCCGCGCGGCGTACGAGGCGGGCGAAATCACCCAGCGGGAGCTGGACGGGCGGGACGAGATGGAGCGCAGCAGACTTAGCAACGTGGCGTTTTGGATCCAGTCGTGCGGCGAGATTGCCAtcctcgccgtcatcgtggGCATCATGTTTGGCCTGCGCGTGGACGACAACCCGTCCAATAATAACTGGGGCCTCTCTGTTCTCGTCGCATTCGCCACGGCGTGCTGGCTCGCGCTGTCTATTCCCTGGTTCgtgctggagaagaagcgcCCCGGGATGAGGATCCCGCCCGGCAGGAACATTGTCACCGTCGGCCTGTGGCAGCTGTACGAGGCCCTGGGGCAGATTTGGCGCCTCAAGCAGAGCCTGGTGTACCTCGCTGGCTACTTTCTGCTGGGCGACTCGCTCaacaccaccgtcaccgtcatcgCCACTTTGCAGAACCAGGTCGTCAGCTACAACACCCTCACGCTGACGTACCTCCTCATAGTCGGTATTGGCGCCCAGGCTCTGGGCATCGGCGGCTTCTGGCTCATCCAGAAGAGGTTCAACCTCAGCGCCAAGACCATGTTCAACGCCGTGATGGTCTTTATTGTCCTCCTTGACGGCTGGGGCATGGTCGGCAATTGGACTGACAGGTTCGGCTTTAAAAATGTCTGGGAGGTGTGGCTATACCAGGCTTATTACGGATTCGTCGTGTGCCCCTGGTACAGTTACTCGCAGATCATGATTAGTTCTGTGACGCCCCGGGGACACGAgttcctctttttttctgtCTTTAATATCATTGGCAAGGCGTCTAGTTTTATTGGGCCCTTGATTAGCAGCGCTATCATCGATGCTACGCCCGGCGGGCAGAATAACAGCGCCccgttttatttcttatttgCGCTAAGCCTACTAAGCGCCCTGGGGATATGGGCGTTTCTGGACCTCGAGAAGAGCGCGAGGGAACAAGAGGCGTTTCTTGtcgaggagaaggagagggtCTATGGGGAGGATACTGCCGCCGCGAAGGAGAAGCTGGCAGCGTAGTTGCCTTGGAGTGGATTCAATGGAATCTAAACTATAGCCGGCCTGGGCCTGGTTATCTACGTACTATATGGCATCGTATGTTGGCGTTTCTCTTTCCAGGATGTGGAATTGCGCGGGGAAGCCTGCCACGTTATTGGACGGTTGGAGTAATTACAAATGCCGAGACATCGCAAATCAAAATGCCATGTCACTAATCGCCGGTAATGCCTGCACCGGGTCTCCAAGTGGTGGAGAATACCCCGAGAATGTGGAAATGGCCTGTACCCATAGCTTATCTGTTCATCAATGGCCGGACTGCCGATGC
The DNA window shown above is from Metarhizium brunneum chromosome 1, complete sequence and carries:
- the ATG22_0 gene encoding Autophagy-related protein 22 codes for the protein MPSEVDTKEAREVNRQSLVIDEEKSASVAPAPANEQREVVTPALQEGDAPATSNWEIRSWYLYYIGANGLALFNFGPTAFQNLLDQAAGDSELLYFAGRARDVNSIVLLANGMSFAIQAALFLVIGAYADFGTGRRWVLLVWSVIAYGIGFGWLGVHDAARWKVAAGLYIIGLVAYQLTLTYWTAAFPSLARNTAHLRASRAAYEAGEITQRELDGRDEMERSRLSNVAFWIQSCGEIAILAVIVGIMFGLRVDDNPSNNNWGLSVLVAFATACWLALSIPWFVLEKKRPGMRIPPGRNIVTVGLWQLYEALGQIWRLKQSLVYLAGYFLLGDSLNTTVTVIATLQNQVVSYNTLTLTYLLIVGIGAQALGIGGFWLIQKRFNLSAKTMFNAVMVFIVLLDGWGMVGNWTDRFGFKNVWEVWLYQAYYGFVVCPWYSYSQIMISSVTPRGHEFLFFSVFNIIGKASSFIGPLISSAIIDATPGGQNNSAPFYFLFALSLLSALGIWAFLDLEKSAREQEAFLVEEKERVYGEDTAAAKEKLAA